The Cydia fagiglandana chromosome 4, ilCydFagi1.1, whole genome shotgun sequence genome has a window encoding:
- the LOC134663997 gene encoding kielin/chordin-like protein, with protein sequence MSARAQASRAICRLTAIFAVAVAAKCDISGDISCNRDGLYADYDTDCREYVRCSSGSATGRYTCGPGRAFSEVAGACVSRRQQPCVRRVCAPGDTLAYATPDTACRHYYRCENGTAVEHACPSGAWFDLERQACTRGAGTCYEPLCTGLPDGDYPDSSHDCSRTLRCRGAELKAVLSCGAPCDPTATCPPPRSAAVPLPAGDADFCSDETCSSLCQHAEDGAYADRSTGCREYFVCEERRVIRRGVCEPGLLFAGGHGTSGGCLPADQTECPPPARSPCYNRPDGRHRDWRDCSSWYECRRERVVSRGSCGGGLVFDGTNCVPPDAFTCEGPTPAGECELRPSGTYQDLESNCTRYFHCEGQLRTMMSCAPGLVFDGARCRGGAAWRDCPSLATDGCYGRADGRYRARGAGCRGYYACTGGEKAAYACPAGSAFDGDACVPAPRARCSDDDTSCSGLADGYHADLETNCNSYFYCEGGDRLATLTCLGGKIFDGRACVDPIHHDCGAPRRATLENGGSRCEKDGFFVQPGTECKSYYFCVSGERTYLTCPSQQVFNGQVCVPTSQYSCPG encoded by the exons ATGTCTGCCCGCGCGCAAGCCTCGCGAGCCATCTGCCGGCTCACCGCGATCTTTGCGGTCGCGGTCGCCGCGAAATGCGATA TCAGTGGAGATATTTCGTGCAATAGAGATGGGCTTTACGCAGACTATGACACGGATTGTCGGGAGTACGTGAGGTGCTCCAGCGGCTCGGCGACCGGCCGCTACACATGTGGTCCTGGACGTGCTTTCAGCGAAGTGGCCGGCGCATGCGTGTCCCGCAGGCAGCAACCCTGTGTGCGTCGCGTCTGCGCCCCAGGAGATACCCTCGCGTACGCTACACCCGACACTGCCTGCCGGCATTACTACCGCTGCGAGAACGGAACCGCCGTAGAACACGCTTGCCCTTCGGGCGCGTGGTTTGACTTGGAGCGTCAGGCTTGCACTCGCGGTGCTGGAACATGCTACGAGCCGTTATGCACAGGCTTACCCGACGGCGATTATCCGGATTCGTCACATGATTGTAGCCGCACATTGCGCTGCCGCGGGGCTGAACTAAAAGCGGTCCTTTCATGCGGGGCACCGTGCGACCCTACGGCCACTTGTCCACCGCCTCGCTCAGCCGCAGTACCTCTGCCAGCCGGTGATGCAGATTTCTGCTCGGACGAGACGTGCTCCTCTCTCTGTCAGCACGCAGAAGACGGTGCGTATGCAGACCGCTCGACTGGTTGCCGAGAATACTTCGTGTGCGAGGAGCGGCGCGTTATTCGCCGCGGAGTGTGCGAACCTGGACTGCTATTCGCCGGTGGCCATGGCACTTCTGGAGGATGTTTACCAGCAGATCAAACGGAGTGTCCTCCTCCCGCTCGCAGCCCATGCTATAATCGCCCCGACGGTCGTCATCGAGACTGGCGTGACTGTTCATCTTGGTACGAGTGCCGAAGAGAGCGCGTGGTTTCACGCGGCTCGTGCGGCGGTGGACTCGTCTTCGATGGGACGAACTGCGTACCACCGGACGCCTTTACGTGCGAAGGTCCCACGCCGGCGGGCGAGTGCGAGCTGCGCCCAAGCGGCACATACCAGGATTTAGAATCCAACTGCACTCGTTATTTCCACTGCGAGGGACAGCTCCGTACGATGATGTCGTGCGCGCCGGGTCTGGTGTTCGACGGCGCGCGCTGCCGCGGCGGCGCGGCCTGGCGCGACTGTCCGAGCCTGGCCACGGACGGGTGCTACGGGCGCGCGGACGGCCGCTACCGCGCACGCGGCGCGGGTTGCCGCGGGTACTACGCGTGCACGGGCGGCGAGAAGGCCGCGTACGCATGCCCCGCGGGCAGCGCGTTCGATGGCGATGCGTGCGTGccggcgccgcgcgcgcgctgcaGCGACGATGACACCTCCTGCAGCGGGCTGGCTGATGGATACCATGCCGACCTCGAAACTAATTGCAACAG CTACTTCTACTGCGAAGGCGGCGACCGCCTCGCAACACTCACCTGCCTCGGCGGCAAGATCTTCGACGGCCGAGCCTGCGTTGACCCCATCCACCACGACTGCGGCGCGCCTCGCCGAGCCACCCTCGAGAATGGAGGCAGCCGCTGCGAAAAAGATGGCTTCTTCGTGCAACCGGGAACGGAGTGCAAGAGCTACTACTTCTGTGTGTCCGGGGAAAGGACGTACTTAACCTGTCCTTCGCAGCAAGTATTTAACGGACAAGTGTGCGTTCCGACTTCTCAGTACTCTTGCCCTGGATGA